The proteins below are encoded in one region of Ferruginibacter lapsinanis:
- a CDS encoding TIGR02757 family protein, translating to MNNSLIKFLNSKVDLYNQPSFIGQDPVLIPHRFSAKQDIEIAGFFAAIFAWGNRTTIINKSNELLQLMDNAPYEFCLHHTSTDLKKLEKFKHRTFNATDVLYFVEFFKQHYNHNNSLESAFSKGVKKKDITIENGLVEFYNYFFSLDDVPDRTRKHISSPAKKSTCKRLNMYLRWMVRNDNKGVDLGIWNNIKPAQLICPLDVHVIRVAKKLGLLTRKQNDWQAALELTGELRKLDRTDPVKYDFALFGLGVIEHY from the coding sequence ATGAATAACTCCCTCATAAAATTTTTAAATAGTAAGGTTGATTTATATAATCAACCTTCTTTTATTGGACAGGACCCCGTTTTAATTCCTCATCGATTTTCTGCTAAACAAGATATTGAGATCGCCGGTTTTTTTGCAGCAATATTTGCCTGGGGAAATCGAACTACCATCATTAATAAAAGCAATGAATTGCTGCAACTGATGGATAATGCTCCATATGAATTTTGTCTACACCATACCTCTACAGATCTTAAAAAATTAGAAAAATTTAAACACCGTACCTTTAATGCTACCGATGTATTGTACTTTGTTGAATTTTTCAAACAGCATTATAATCACAACAATTCTCTCGAATCTGCTTTTAGCAAAGGTGTAAAAAAGAAAGATATCACCATCGAAAACGGATTGGTCGAGTTTTATAATTATTTTTTCTCGTTAGATGATGTGCCTGACAGAACGAGAAAACACATTTCTTCCCCGGCAAAAAAATCAACCTGCAAAAGATTGAATATGTACCTGCGTTGGATGGTTCGTAATGACAATAAAGGAGTTGATCTGGGTATTTGGAATAATATTAAACCGGCTCAATTAATTTGCCCTTTAGATGTACACGTAATTAGAGTTGCTAAAAAGCTGGGGTTATTAACCAGAAAACAAAATGATTGGCAAGCAGCGCTGGAACTTACCGGCGAATTGCGTAAATTGGACAGAACTGATCCGGTAAAATACGACTTTGCTTTATTCGGACTGGGCGTAATAGAACATTATTAA
- a CDS encoding cystathionine gamma-synthase: protein MKLATKIIHAGAEPDPSTGAIMTPIYQTSTYVQSAPGQHKGYEYARSQNPTRKALEDALAIIENGKYALAFSSGVAATDAVIKLLNPGDEVIAANDMYGGSYRLFTKVWERYNIKFVYVDTSDSNNINKAISPNTKLIWIETPTNPLMNITDIEAVASIAKKNNIILCVDNTFASPYLQNPLTLGADIVMHSATKYLGGHSDVIQGCLMMNDATLREKLYFIQKSCGAVPGPQDCFLVLRGIKTLHVRMQRHCENGEKIAHWLRKHPKVARVYWPGFEDNAGFAVAKKQMRGFGGMISFTLKDESIDTANKVLSGTKIFSLAESLGGVESLINHPASMTHASIPREERIKNGLSDGLIRLSVGIEDVDDLIEDLQQAIG from the coding sequence ATGAAATTAGCTACCAAGATCATTCATGCAGGCGCCGAGCCTGACCCAAGTACAGGGGCAATAATGACACCGATCTACCAAACATCTACCTACGTACAATCTGCTCCGGGGCAACATAAAGGATACGAATATGCCCGTAGCCAAAACCCTACCCGTAAGGCCTTGGAAGATGCATTGGCCATTATTGAAAATGGCAAATATGCACTGGCCTTTAGCAGCGGGGTTGCAGCCACTGACGCTGTCATTAAATTATTAAACCCGGGTGATGAAGTCATCGCAGCTAATGATATGTATGGTGGTAGCTATCGGTTATTCACGAAAGTGTGGGAACGGTACAATATAAAATTCGTTTATGTTGACACTTCTGATAGCAATAATATAAATAAAGCAATTTCTCCAAATACAAAATTGATATGGATTGAAACGCCTACCAATCCACTGATGAATATCACAGATATTGAAGCCGTAGCATCGATTGCAAAAAAAAATAATATTATTCTTTGTGTTGACAATACTTTTGCATCGCCTTACCTGCAAAATCCATTAACTCTTGGAGCTGATATTGTAATGCACTCTGCTACAAAATATTTAGGCGGCCATAGTGATGTTATACAGGGATGTTTGATGATGAACGATGCAACATTGAGAGAGAAATTATATTTCATCCAAAAAAGTTGTGGCGCTGTACCCGGGCCGCAGGATTGTTTTTTAGTATTAAGAGGCATAAAAACACTCCATGTCAGAATGCAAAGACATTGTGAGAATGGAGAAAAGATAGCACACTGGCTCCGGAAACATCCTAAAGTGGCAAGAGTTTATTGGCCGGGTTTTGAAGACAATGCAGGTTTTGCTGTTGCCAAAAAACAAATGAGAGGCTTTGGTGGAATGATAAGTTTTACGCTGAAAGATGAAAGTATTGATACAGCCAACAAAGTTTTATCAGGCACTAAAATATTTTCTCTGGCTGAAAGTTTAGGCGGAGTTGAATCGTTGATCAATCATCCAGCCAGTATGACACATGCTTCCATACCAAGAGAAGAAAGAATAAAAAATGGCTTAAGCGACGGTTTGATCAGATTGAGTGTAGGAATTGAAGATGTTGATGATTTAATAGAAGATCTGCAGCAGGCGATTGGATAA
- a CDS encoding sterol desaturase family protein — protein MEFQKIHNKGQAQLFKNNYLEYLTKTHPLVIWGMYLPVLILLPYYSFNSLSFDWIKVVLVFLGGMFFWSFFEYIMHRFVFHYVAESERGKKINYILHGNHHEYPRDKERLFMPAAPSLIISSVLFLLMYLVLGKNVFPFFPGFMFGYLIYGSMHYAIHAWNPPFKWMKGLWRNHHLHHYKQQQKGFGVSSTLWDHVFGTMFDLKNIKDDKEKVQELMYK, from the coding sequence ATGGAGTTCCAAAAAATTCATAATAAAGGTCAGGCGCAGTTATTTAAAAATAACTACCTGGAATACCTTACCAAAACTCACCCTTTAGTAATATGGGGTATGTATTTACCTGTATTAATTTTATTGCCATATTATTCATTCAATAGTTTGTCTTTTGATTGGATAAAAGTGGTGTTGGTTTTTTTGGGAGGCATGTTCTTTTGGAGTTTTTTTGAATATATAATGCATCGATTTGTTTTTCATTACGTGGCAGAAAGCGAAAGAGGAAAGAAAATAAATTATATCCTGCATGGTAATCATCATGAATACCCAAGAGATAAGGAAAGATTATTTATGCCGGCAGCCCCAAGTTTAATTATTTCTTCTGTACTTTTTTTATTAATGTATTTGGTGTTAGGGAAAAATGTATTTCCTTTTTTTCCGGGATTTATGTTTGGTTATTTGATATATGGAAGTATGCATTATGCCATACATGCCTGGAATCCTCCTTTCAAATGGATGAAAGGGTTATGGCGCAATCACCACTTACATCATTACAAACAACAGCAAAAAGGTTTTGGAGTGAGCAGCACTTTGTGGGATCATGTATTTGGTACTATGTTCGACCTGAAAAATATTAAAGATGATAAAGAAAAAGTGCAGGAATTAATGTACAAATAA
- the asnB gene encoding asparagine synthase (glutamine-hydrolyzing): protein MPGFFLDIYIMCGIAGIISPNSLVVNEGLLHSMANTIAHRGPDSEGYWINDDGNMGFAHRRLSIIDLSNAGAQPMHYLNRYTIVYNGEIYNYIEVREELRKHGYSFASQSDTEVILAAYDYWKSDCLQHFDGMFAFAIWDDKKKKLFAARDRFGEKPFYYYEENGHLAFASEMKALWAIGIEKKPDPKMLLNYLTLGHVQNVKEKKETFFENIYSLPPAHYLSFSPFTGQLSILSYWDLNKEKEINYTEKEAIVKFTELFNHSINRRLRSDVPVGTSLSGGLDSSSIVAVVSKLKANGDRLKTFSAVFPGFEKDESKYIAEIATNFNVDNFQITPSADELIKNFETLCYHQEEPFPSSSIFLQYKVFELAAKHKTKVLLDGQGADETLGGYHKYIHWHLQQLIGRGKFKQLKNDIRIFKENNFSFDWGIRNYIASYFPSHIAIFLEKNEYRKMIYNRNINREFSASLAGRGLEGIYKPIVTKLNDLLYYNTTQMGLEELLRYADRNSMAHGTEVRLPFLSHELVEFIFSLPSNFKIHDGWTKWLLRKAMEKNLPDAIVWRKDKVGYEPPQQEWMHNKKLMEYIHEAKKKLVAEKILSPSVLNNKIVPMAAHDADNFDWRYLCAAQLL, encoded by the coding sequence ATGCCGGGATTTTTTTTGGATATTTACATTATGTGCGGAATTGCAGGAATCATTTCACCTAACTCTTTAGTCGTAAACGAAGGTTTATTACATTCAATGGCCAACACAATTGCCCACCGTGGACCCGATAGTGAAGGATATTGGATCAACGATGATGGTAATATGGGATTTGCTCATCGGAGACTTTCTATTATTGATTTAAGTAATGCAGGAGCCCAACCCATGCATTACTTAAACAGGTATACCATTGTTTATAATGGCGAGATCTATAATTATATTGAGGTTAGGGAAGAATTACGTAAACATGGCTATAGCTTTGCATCACAATCAGATACAGAAGTTATATTGGCTGCGTATGATTATTGGAAATCGGATTGCCTACAGCACTTCGACGGTATGTTTGCTTTTGCCATTTGGGATGATAAAAAGAAAAAACTATTTGCTGCTAGAGATCGTTTCGGCGAAAAGCCATTTTATTATTATGAAGAAAACGGGCACCTTGCATTTGCCAGTGAGATGAAAGCATTATGGGCAATTGGCATTGAAAAAAAGCCAGACCCAAAAATGCTGCTTAATTACCTTACGTTGGGACATGTACAAAACGTAAAAGAAAAAAAAGAAACATTTTTTGAAAACATCTACTCTTTACCTCCTGCACATTATCTGAGTTTTTCTCCCTTTACAGGACAACTTTCTATTTTAAGTTATTGGGATCTTAATAAAGAAAAAGAAATTAATTACACAGAAAAAGAAGCCATTGTAAAATTTACCGAACTATTTAATCACTCTATTAATAGAAGATTAAGAAGCGATGTTCCTGTCGGCACCAGCTTAAGCGGCGGGCTCGACAGCTCATCAATTGTAGCGGTGGTCAGTAAATTGAAAGCCAATGGAGATCGCTTGAAAACTTTTTCTGCAGTTTTTCCTGGTTTTGAAAAAGACGAATCGAAATATATTGCTGAAATTGCGACCAATTTTAATGTAGATAATTTTCAGATTACACCTTCGGCAGATGAGTTGATCAAAAACTTTGAAACACTTTGCTATCACCAGGAAGAACCTTTTCCTTCATCAAGTATTTTTTTACAATACAAAGTTTTTGAATTAGCCGCAAAGCATAAAACAAAAGTTTTATTGGATGGACAAGGAGCAGATGAAACTTTAGGGGGGTATCATAAATATATCCACTGGCATTTACAACAATTGATTGGCAGAGGAAAATTCAAACAGTTAAAAAATGACATCCGCATCTTTAAAGAAAATAATTTTTCATTTGATTGGGGAATAAGAAACTATATCGCTTCCTACTTCCCATCACATATTGCCATTTTTTTAGAAAAAAATGAATACCGGAAAATGATTTATAATAGAAATATTAACAGAGAATTTTCTGCTTCATTGGCCGGCAGAGGTTTGGAGGGTATTTATAAACCTATCGTTACAAAACTGAATGATCTTCTTTACTACAACACAACACAAATGGGGTTAGAGGAGCTGCTTCGATACGCTGACAGAAACAGTATGGCACATGGCACAGAAGTTAGATTGCCTTTTTTAAGTCATGAGTTAGTCGAATTCATTTTCTCTCTTCCTTCAAATTTTAAAATACACGACGGCTGGACAAAATGGCTCTTACGCAAAGCAATGGAGAAAAATTTACCTGATGCAATAGTTTGGAGAAAAGATAAAGTAGGATATGAACCTCCCCAACAAGAATGGATGCATAACAAGAAGTTGATGGAGTATATACATGAGGCTAAAAAGAAACTCGTAGCTGAAAAAATTTTATCGCCTTCCGTACTCAACAATAAGATCGTTCCTATGGCAGCACATGATGCAGATAATTTTGACTGGAGATATTTGTGTGCTGCACAATTATTATAA